A segment of the Fibrobacter succinogenes subsp. succinogenes S85 genome:
CAGCAGTTCTTGCCGCTCAAAAAAAGCGGGGTCAACAAATACGTCGGCGTATGCCCATTCCACGATGACCATTCCCCGTCCATGTCGGTAAATTCCACGCTGGGCATTTACAAGTGCTTTGCATGTGGCGCAGGTGGCGATGTTTTCAAGTTCATCCAGGAACACGAAAAACTCGACTTCAAGGGCGCTGTAGAATGGGTCGCCAACTTTGTGGGTTTTGCACTTCCGAACCTCGGCAACAACGTCAATACCGAAGTGCTCGAAGAACGCACGATGGTCCGCAAGCTGAACGAGCTCGCCTGCGAATGGTTCGAACAGCAGCTCACGTTAAGCCCAAAGGCGTTGGAGTATTTGAACAAGCGTCATGTCTCGCCTGAGACGCGCAAACAGTTCCACATCGGCTACGCACCAACAGGGCGAGAAGGCTTAATCGGCTACGCCGCCCGCAACGGTTTTTCGCCTCGCGACTGCGTCAAGGCAGGACTTGCCGTCGAAAAAGAAAACGGCGGTATCGCAGACAAGTTCCGCGATCGCTTGATGATTGCCATCCAGAACCTCTCGGGTGTCGTTGTCGCATTTGGCGGTCGAGATTTGAGCGACCCCGCATCGCACAACGGAATAAAGCTTGCCAAGTACATGAACAGCCCGGAAACGGCGCTTTACAGCAAGCGCGATATTCTCTTCGGTCTGAACCACAGCCGAAACGCCATCATGAAGGAAAATGCGGTCATTATCGTCGAAGGATATTTTGACCTCATCAGCCTTTACCAAAGCGGTGTGCAGAACGTCGTGGCCGCATCGGGTACGGCACTGACCGAGAATCACGCTAGCATTCTCGCCCGCTACGCAAAGACCGCTTACCTTGTATTTGACGGAGACGCCGCCGGGCAAAACGCCACGCGCCGCAGTCTCGAAATCGTGCTACCTAAGGGTCTTTCGCCAAAAGTTTTTGCACTTTCGCGACCGGACGGCACCAAGATTGACCCGGACAACTTCGTGAACGAACAAGGCCCGGACGCTTTCAGAAGAGCGCTCCGCACCGCCGAAGACTGGCTCAGCTATCTCGGGCGAACCATGCCGAACAACAGTCCCGAAGACCGAGCCGCATTCATCACGCAGGCGAAGACACTCATCAAGAGCATCGAGAACCCGGAACTCCGCAATCAGTATTTGAAGCTCGTTTCCGAGCGTTACAGCACAACGCGCTCGCTCGCAGGCATCAAGGTGGCACACCCGAAACGCGAAAAAGCACCCACCGCCGAACAGCCAGCAGCACCGCAAGTGAGTGTCCCGTGGGAACTGCTCTCGCCGATTGAAGTGCGTTTTGCAAACTTGCTGTTCAGGAACCCCACGCTTCTTGACCGCGCCGCAGAATATTTCGACATGGACTTTGCCGCAAGCGGAATCCAAATTTTTGATTCTCCGCTGATTGATGAATTTATCCAGTCCATTCTCGCGCAGTACGCTGAAACGGGCGCGTTCTCGCCAAGAGTCTTGTACGAATCGCTTTCGCCACAGTTGCAACTTTTCTTGGAGCAACTCCCTGACGAAACGTGGAAAACGCCGAACGAAATTCTGGAATTTTACGACACGTTGGCCGTGCTCACACTCAACCTGTGCGACCGCTACAAAAAGCTCATCCCGCTCGACTCCGAAGCGGGCATGCGTCTCCGTATGCAGTTGAACAAATTCACGCAGGGCATCCAGACGATTTCCAGGAAGCGCAAGATTTCGGCCATTACGCCGGATGTTTTCGCCGAGCAGATTATCCAGAGCAAAACACCGCTCATCGAGCTTTACACTGAAATTAACGAGCTTGCGATGAACGGAGGGAACGCCGCGCAGTTCTCGCAGCAGGTCCCCGCGCAATTTGCAGCACCCGGCGCACAATTTAATGATGCGCCCGCCGTGCAGTCCGCATTCCAGCAACCCGAAATGCCACCCGAGATGGAAGCCCCGCCTCCATTCGATGGTGACGAGCAATTTGCATCAAGCGAACCTCCCGAAGAAGCTCCGTACGATCCGAACGAAGAACCTTACGTTCCCGATGACGAGCCCTACGTTCCCGACGATGACTTTGGAGCCATGGACGATTTCGGCTAAGCCCAACAAGATTTTAAAATTAAAGAGGAAATATGTTATCCATCAAGAACCTTAAAGCAAGTATCGAAGACGGCACCCAAATCCTGAAAGGGATCAATCTCGAGGTCAAGCCGGGAGAAGTCCACGCCATCATGGGCCCGAACGGCTCCGGCAAAAGCACGCTTTCCAAAGTGATTGCAGGCCACCCCGCC
Coding sequences within it:
- the dnaG gene encoding DNA primase, yielding MPFYSDEIIQELKNQADIALVIQQFLPLKKSGVNKYVGVCPFHDDHSPSMSVNSTLGIYKCFACGAGGDVFKFIQEHEKLDFKGAVEWVANFVGFALPNLGNNVNTEVLEERTMVRKLNELACEWFEQQLTLSPKALEYLNKRHVSPETRKQFHIGYAPTGREGLIGYAARNGFSPRDCVKAGLAVEKENGGIADKFRDRLMIAIQNLSGVVVAFGGRDLSDPASHNGIKLAKYMNSPETALYSKRDILFGLNHSRNAIMKENAVIIVEGYFDLISLYQSGVQNVVAASGTALTENHASILARYAKTAYLVFDGDAAGQNATRRSLEIVLPKGLSPKVFALSRPDGTKIDPDNFVNEQGPDAFRRALRTAEDWLSYLGRTMPNNSPEDRAAFITQAKTLIKSIENPELRNQYLKLVSERYSTTRSLAGIKVAHPKREKAPTAEQPAAPQVSVPWELLSPIEVRFANLLFRNPTLLDRAAEYFDMDFAASGIQIFDSPLIDEFIQSILAQYAETGAFSPRVLYESLSPQLQLFLEQLPDETWKTPNEILEFYDTLAVLTLNLCDRYKKLIPLDSEAGMRLRMQLNKFTQGIQTISRKRKISAITPDVFAEQIIQSKTPLIELYTEINELAMNGGNAAQFSQQVPAQFAAPGAQFNDAPAVQSAFQQPEMPPEMEAPPPFDGDEQFASSEPPEEAPYDPNEEPYVPDDEPYVPDDDFGAMDDFG